The proteins below are encoded in one region of Ereboglobus luteus:
- a CDS encoding YdcF family protein: MKFPRAAARLLVIPALLCVLATSAFSALPKTGRAGPVTWSNPLLEKTFPLLAVLESDPAVGAALAAHPELAALAQAKFRAIPASAAASKDTTTLDALTAQIDPLLWSDAEIQQVAGILRGLLDDSPALRAAVRDNLRPSGLFALHEKLPDADFLARAWGDAAGMVNLVIKTYALGVPPRYAKIDALAYDPASAYHVKTTRELLVLVRDDPEAARLFIQPSLRFAVMLLQAHQRDYAGRFEPLHAGENQAAFARAAKIDWTHYKHTALLVLGHGAHISGVPLSPTGRASLDAAIRRFREGDSAFLVLTGGYVWPSGTNYCEAVEMKRVVVRDFGVPEECVIIDPHARHTTTNYRNTARLFIRLGAPLDKTIRVLTTDTHVNYIVSPRFQRNAKKELGYSPFTLVSQAGPLELIGKLSPLSTQVGTDPLDP, from the coding sequence ATGAAATTCCCCCGCGCCGCCGCACGCCTCCTTGTTATTCCGGCCCTGCTCTGCGTCCTCGCGACGTCCGCGTTTTCCGCGCTGCCGAAAACCGGGCGGGCCGGACCCGTCACGTGGAGCAATCCGCTTCTCGAAAAGACGTTCCCGCTGCTCGCCGTCCTCGAAAGCGATCCCGCCGTCGGCGCCGCGCTCGCCGCGCATCCCGAACTCGCCGCGCTTGCGCAAGCCAAGTTCCGCGCGATCCCGGCCTCCGCCGCGGCGAGCAAGGACACGACAACCCTCGACGCCCTCACCGCGCAAATCGACCCGCTCCTCTGGTCCGACGCCGAGATTCAGCAAGTCGCCGGAATCCTCCGCGGCCTCCTCGACGACAGTCCCGCGCTCCGCGCCGCCGTCCGCGACAACCTTCGCCCGAGCGGTCTTTTTGCGCTCCACGAAAAACTCCCCGACGCCGATTTCCTCGCGCGCGCCTGGGGTGACGCCGCCGGCATGGTCAACCTCGTCATCAAAACCTACGCGCTCGGCGTTCCGCCCCGCTACGCAAAAATCGATGCGCTCGCCTACGATCCCGCCTCCGCCTACCACGTCAAAACGACCCGCGAACTACTCGTGCTCGTGCGCGACGACCCCGAGGCCGCGCGGCTCTTCATCCAACCCTCGCTCCGTTTCGCGGTCATGCTCCTGCAAGCGCACCAGCGCGATTATGCCGGACGTTTCGAGCCGTTGCACGCGGGTGAAAACCAGGCCGCATTTGCCCGCGCCGCGAAGATTGACTGGACGCATTACAAGCACACCGCCCTGCTCGTGCTCGGCCACGGCGCGCACATCTCCGGCGTGCCCCTCAGCCCGACGGGTCGCGCCTCGCTCGACGCCGCCATCCGCCGCTTCCGCGAAGGCGACTCCGCGTTTCTGGTGCTGACCGGCGGCTACGTCTGGCCCTCCGGCACCAATTATTGCGAGGCGGTTGAAATGAAGCGCGTCGTTGTCCGCGACTTCGGCGTGCCGGAAGAGTGCGTCATCATCGACCCGCACGCCCGCCACACCACCACCAATTACCGCAACACCGCGCGCCTGTTCATCCGCCTCGGCGCGCCCCTGGACAAAACCATCCGCGTGCTCACCACCGACACGCACGTGAACTACATCGTCAGCCCGCGCTTCCAAAGAAACGCCAAAAAGGAGCTCGGCTATTCGCCGTTCACGCTCGTCTCCCAAGCCGGCCCGCTCGAACTCATAGGCAAGCTCTCCCCGCTCTCCACCCAAGTCGGCACCGACCCGCTCGACCCGTAG
- the murI gene encoding glutamate racemase: protein MKLGVFDSGIGGEAVADALRKTFPGAEVLVVNDRANVPYGGKSPETVLCLTDAAIQSLLASKCDVIILACNTATALAIDALREKYPAQKFIGIEPMVKTAATLTRGKIVAVCATSATLASARYKRLVRDYGAGLRIIEPDCGEWASLIENNLMNRSHIQKTIEGVCEQGADVIVLGCTHYHWIKELITELAAGRARVIEPSEAIGRRVKTLLALD, encoded by the coding sequence ATGAAACTAGGCGTATTTGACAGCGGCATCGGCGGCGAAGCAGTGGCCGACGCATTGCGAAAAACTTTTCCCGGGGCGGAGGTTCTCGTTGTCAACGACCGCGCCAATGTGCCCTACGGCGGCAAATCACCCGAAACCGTGCTATGCCTGACGGACGCGGCGATCCAGTCGCTGCTCGCGAGCAAATGCGATGTGATCATTCTTGCGTGCAACACCGCCACCGCGCTCGCAATCGACGCGCTTCGCGAAAAATATCCCGCGCAAAAATTTATCGGTATCGAACCAATGGTGAAAACGGCGGCCACGTTGACGCGCGGCAAAATCGTCGCGGTTTGCGCAACGTCGGCGACGCTGGCCAGCGCGCGTTACAAACGGCTCGTGCGCGATTACGGGGCCGGGTTGCGCATCATCGAGCCGGATTGCGGTGAGTGGGCGAGCCTGATCGAAAACAATCTGATGAACCGCTCGCACATTCAGAAAACGATCGAGGGTGTGTGCGAGCAGGGCGCCGACGTGATTGTGCTTGGGTGCACGCATTATCACTGGATCAAGGAACTGATCACCGAGCTTGCGGCCGGGCGTGCGCGTGTGATCGAGCCTTCCGAGGCGATTGGCCGTCGCGTAAAAACGTTGCTGGCGCTTGATTGA
- a CDS encoding SDR family NAD(P)-dependent oxidoreductase, with translation MNFQGKHVLVTGAAANSGFAIARRFAAAGAQVAINDIDPDATVRAAAEISEATGADVLALPADLTKREGIAGMFQQVRDKWGRLDILVNNAVQHAIGHSFADMPFEVMENVVRVNLMGTFLCGQEAARLMIAQGGGAIINLGSNTAQRAIRNRSIYCATKGAIEALTRAMALELGGHNIRVNTVVPGYIRTNRWDHITPETAAQRRAIVPIGWESTGDDIADSVLFLASEQARRITGSRLVVDGGCSVQLVPQALET, from the coding sequence ATGAACTTCCAAGGAAAACACGTGCTCGTCACGGGCGCGGCCGCCAACTCCGGCTTCGCCATCGCGCGCCGCTTCGCCGCCGCGGGCGCGCAAGTCGCGATCAACGACATCGACCCCGACGCCACCGTGCGCGCCGCCGCCGAAATCAGCGAAGCCACCGGAGCGGACGTGCTCGCGCTGCCCGCCGACCTCACTAAACGCGAGGGCATCGCGGGCATGTTCCAGCAAGTGCGCGACAAGTGGGGCCGCCTCGACATCCTCGTGAACAACGCCGTGCAGCACGCCATCGGCCACTCGTTCGCGGACATGCCGTTCGAGGTGATGGAAAACGTCGTCCGCGTGAACCTCATGGGCACGTTTTTGTGCGGCCAGGAAGCCGCGCGGCTCATGATCGCGCAAGGCGGCGGGGCGATTATAAACCTCGGCTCCAACACTGCGCAGCGCGCCATCCGCAACCGCAGCATTTATTGCGCGACAAAGGGCGCGATCGAGGCGCTCACCCGCGCGATGGCGCTCGAACTCGGCGGGCACAACATCCGCGTCAACACCGTCGTGCCCGGCTACATTCGCACCAACCGCTGGGACCACATCACGCCCGAAACCGCCGCGCAGCGACGCGCCATCGTGCCCATCGGCTGGGAATCGACGGGCGACGACATCGCCGACTCGGTGCTCTTTCTCGCCTCGGAACAGGCGCGCCGCATCACCGGCTCCCGGCTGGTTGTTGACGGCGGCTGCTCGGTCCAACTCGTCCCGCAAGCACTCGAAACATGA
- a CDS encoding MFS transporter — MKPQKPLRPGYKWELLALLCLAFFFHQGDRAIFGVVLPQIRAELLLTGSQEGLVGSVLFFTLAILMPFAGFVGDRFSKTRVITGCLIFWSTATLFTGFAGGVVALVALRSVATAGGEAFYAPSAYSLLAKFHRSTRSIAMSVHQTALYIGVMTSGFLGGWIADCWGWRSAFYVFGGCGILLGFVFIFRLRDTNDEKSLEPPPADAPPAPAPAAEPTLFQSFAMIFRTPTALLLTVAFTAIVCVNNAYVVWAPSFLQDKFNLSLTLAGGYAMFFHHFGAMAGVLAGGAFSDYRARTRPTARLELQTVAMALGAPAIFWMAMAPGLVSVCVAMTAFGLFRGLYECNTHASLFDVIPPRFRATAVSMMTMMAFLVGSLSPLLLGRMKDIYTDGSGLTRGFAVLASLYLVGAIAVGFARARTFRRDRVGLV, encoded by the coding sequence ATGAAACCTCAAAAACCACTCCGTCCGGGCTACAAATGGGAGCTGCTCGCGCTGCTCTGCCTGGCGTTTTTCTTCCACCAGGGCGACCGCGCGATCTTCGGCGTGGTGTTGCCGCAAATCCGCGCCGAGCTGCTGCTCACCGGTTCGCAGGAGGGCCTGGTCGGCTCGGTGCTCTTCTTCACGCTCGCCATCCTGATGCCCTTCGCGGGTTTTGTCGGCGACCGTTTTTCCAAGACGCGCGTCATCACCGGCTGCTTGATATTCTGGAGCACCGCCACGCTCTTCACCGGCTTCGCCGGCGGCGTGGTCGCGCTCGTGGCGTTGCGCAGCGTGGCGACCGCGGGCGGCGAGGCCTTTTACGCGCCCTCGGCGTATTCTCTGCTCGCCAAGTTTCACCGCTCGACGCGCAGCATCGCCATGTCCGTCCACCAAACCGCGCTCTACATCGGCGTGATGACCAGCGGCTTCCTCGGAGGCTGGATTGCAGACTGCTGGGGCTGGCGCTCCGCGTTCTACGTGTTCGGCGGCTGCGGCATTTTGCTCGGCTTTGTGTTCATCTTCCGCCTGCGCGACACAAATGACGAGAAGTCGCTCGAGCCCCCGCCCGCGGACGCGCCGCCCGCCCCCGCCCCCGCAGCGGAGCCGACGCTATTCCAGTCGTTCGCCATGATCTTTCGCACGCCGACGGCGCTGCTGCTCACGGTCGCGTTCACCGCCATCGTTTGCGTGAACAACGCCTACGTCGTCTGGGCCCCCTCGTTTCTCCAGGACAAGTTCAACCTCTCGCTCACGCTGGCGGGCGGCTACGCGATGTTCTTCCACCACTTCGGCGCCATGGCCGGCGTGCTCGCCGGCGGCGCGTTTTCGGACTACCGCGCGCGCACCCGCCCGACCGCGCGCCTGGAGTTGCAAACCGTCGCGATGGCGCTCGGCGCGCCGGCGATTTTCTGGATGGCCATGGCGCCGGGCCTCGTCTCCGTGTGTGTTGCCATGACCGCCTTCGGCCTCTTCCGCGGCCTCTACGAATGCAACACCCACGCCTCGCTCTTCGACGTGATTCCGCCGCGCTTCCGCGCCACCGCCGTGTCGATGATGACCATGATGGCGTTTCTCGTCGGCTCGCTCTCGCCGCTGCTGCTCGGACGCATGAAGGACATTTACACCGACGGCTCCGGGCTCACGCGCGGGTTCGCCGTGCTCGCCTCGCTTTACCTCGTCGGCGCCATCGCCGTGGGTTTCGCCCGCGCGCGCACATTCCGCCGCGACCGCGTCGGTCTGGTTTGA
- the dgoD gene encoding galactonate dehydratase, with protein MKVTAIETHICHAWRTNWVFVRVLTDDGIHGVGEATLEYREQTVAQACKELERYLVGRDPFDIEAFWHDTYRDVYWRGGPVLMSALSAVEMALWDIKGKALDVPVWQLLGGRVRDRVPCYANGWFAPAVRPDEFAEKARVAVAQGFRGLKWDPFGSAYMNIGKRELNDAMACVQAVVEAVGPDVDILIEGHGRFNVPTAIRIAQRLEEFDITWFEEPVPPDNLDALAEVKQRVRVPIAAGERLYSRWDFRALLQRGAADYVQPDVSHAGGIGELRKIAAMAETYNIAICPHNPSGPVANAATLQLAACTTNFFLLETMSNDVPHRREISTEQARFEAGALLIPDGPGLGIDLRIDEIAKHPYEPRNLRHYTGALTQIRPPDAVSYFNPETSNTPKK; from the coding sequence ATGAAAGTCACCGCAATCGAAACACACATCTGCCACGCGTGGCGCACGAACTGGGTTTTTGTGCGCGTGCTCACCGACGACGGCATCCACGGCGTCGGCGAGGCCACGCTCGAATACCGCGAGCAAACCGTCGCGCAAGCGTGCAAGGAGCTTGAGCGCTATCTCGTCGGGCGCGATCCGTTCGACATCGAGGCATTCTGGCACGACACCTACCGCGACGTTTACTGGCGCGGCGGACCGGTGCTGATGAGCGCGCTCTCCGCCGTCGAAATGGCGCTCTGGGACATCAAGGGCAAAGCGCTCGACGTGCCCGTGTGGCAGTTGCTCGGCGGACGCGTGCGCGACCGCGTGCCGTGCTACGCGAACGGCTGGTTCGCGCCGGCGGTGCGCCCGGACGAGTTTGCGGAAAAAGCGCGCGTCGCCGTCGCGCAGGGTTTCCGCGGACTGAAATGGGACCCGTTCGGCTCGGCCTACATGAACATCGGCAAGCGCGAACTCAACGACGCGATGGCGTGCGTGCAGGCCGTTGTCGAGGCGGTCGGCCCAGACGTGGATATTTTGATCGAGGGGCACGGACGTTTCAACGTGCCCACGGCGATCCGCATCGCGCAACGGCTGGAGGAGTTTGACATCACCTGGTTCGAGGAGCCGGTGCCGCCGGACAACCTCGACGCGCTCGCCGAGGTGAAGCAGCGCGTGCGCGTGCCCATCGCCGCCGGCGAACGCCTTTACAGCCGCTGGGATTTTCGCGCGCTCCTGCAACGCGGCGCCGCCGACTACGTGCAGCCCGACGTGAGCCATGCGGGCGGAATCGGCGAGCTGCGCAAAATCGCCGCGATGGCCGAGACGTATAACATCGCGATCTGCCCGCACAACCCGTCCGGCCCGGTCGCCAACGCCGCCACGCTGCAACTCGCCGCGTGCACGACCAACTTTTTCCTGCTCGAAACCATGTCGAACGACGTGCCGCACCGCCGCGAAATCAGCACCGAGCAGGCGCGTTTCGAGGCGGGCGCGCTGCTCATCCCCGACGGCCCCGGCCTCGGCATCGACCTGCGCATTGATGAAATCGCGAAGCATCCCTACGAGCCGCGCAACCTGCGGCACTATACCGGCGCGCTCACGCAAATCCGCCCGCCCGACGCCGTCTCCTACTTCAATCCCGAAACGTCAAACACTCCGAAAAAATAA
- the ffh gene encoding signal recognition particle protein gives MFESLTDKLSQALRNLRGVGKLSEENMAEALKEVRAALLGADVHFKVAREFVERVQQQCVGREVLKGVSPGQQIVKIINDELVRLLGEGATELSAARPLRVLMVGLHGSGKTTSSAKLAKLLKKRGYRPMVVACDIYRPAAIDQLEILAKAEEVAFYADRNSKDVPAIGAAALEAAREATCDAIIFDTAGRLQIDETLIDEVKKLRARVQPDEVFLVADGALGQEAVNVAKAFNDALQLTGLILTKLDGDARGGAALSIKSITGVPIKFVGTGEKTENFEIFYPDRLASRILGMGDVVSLVERAQENIDQKEAEKMAEKLRKADFNLEDFLGQMRQIKKMGSMESIMGMLPGMNGVKLDGDAEKQMARTEAIILSMTPQERRKPELLNGSRRLRIANGAGVKIIEVNQLMKQFQQMQKMMKMLKGGGGRKMMRQMQAMQAKGGMPRF, from the coding sequence ATGTTCGAATCGCTCACAGACAAACTTTCGCAGGCGCTCCGCAATCTCCGCGGGGTTGGCAAACTATCCGAGGAAAACATGGCCGAGGCGCTCAAGGAAGTGCGCGCGGCCCTGCTCGGCGCCGACGTGCACTTCAAGGTCGCGCGCGAATTCGTGGAGCGCGTGCAGCAGCAATGCGTCGGGCGGGAAGTGCTCAAGGGCGTCTCGCCAGGCCAGCAAATCGTCAAGATTATCAACGACGAATTGGTGCGCTTGCTCGGAGAGGGCGCGACCGAGCTTTCCGCGGCGCGTCCGCTGAGGGTGCTCATGGTCGGTTTGCACGGCTCGGGCAAAACGACATCTAGCGCGAAACTTGCGAAGCTGCTTAAAAAACGCGGCTATCGTCCGATGGTTGTGGCGTGCGATATTTACCGCCCGGCGGCCATCGACCAACTGGAGATTCTGGCGAAGGCGGAGGAGGTCGCGTTTTACGCGGATCGCAACTCGAAGGACGTTCCCGCCATTGGCGCGGCCGCGCTTGAGGCGGCTCGCGAGGCGACGTGCGACGCGATTATTTTCGACACCGCCGGACGCCTGCAAATTGACGAGACGCTGATCGACGAGGTGAAAAAACTTCGCGCCCGCGTGCAACCCGACGAGGTGTTTCTCGTCGCCGACGGCGCGCTCGGCCAGGAGGCGGTCAACGTGGCAAAGGCGTTCAACGACGCGTTGCAACTCACCGGCCTCATCCTCACAAAACTCGACGGCGACGCGCGTGGCGGCGCGGCGCTCTCGATCAAGTCGATCACGGGCGTGCCGATCAAGTTTGTCGGCACCGGTGAGAAGACGGAAAACTTTGAGATATTTTATCCCGACCGCCTTGCCTCGCGCATCCTCGGCATGGGCGACGTGGTTTCGCTCGTCGAGCGCGCGCAGGAAAATATCGACCAGAAGGAGGCGGAAAAGATGGCGGAGAAACTCCGCAAGGCCGACTTCAACCTGGAGGATTTTCTCGGGCAGATGCGCCAGATCAAAAAAATGGGCTCGATGGAAAGCATCATGGGCATGCTTCCGGGCATGAACGGCGTCAAACTAGACGGCGACGCCGAGAAACAAATGGCGCGCACCGAGGCGATCATTCTCTCGATGACACCGCAGGAGCGCCGCAAGCCCGAGCTCCTGAACGGCAGCCGCCGCCTGCGCATCGCGAACGGCGCGGGCGTGAAAATCATAGAGGTCAACCAGCTCATGAAACAATTTCAGCAAATGCAAAAAATGATGAAGATGCTGAAAGGTGGCGGAGGCCGCAAAATGATGCGCCAGATGCAAGCCATGCAGGCCAAGGGCGGCATGCCGCGTTTTTGA
- a CDS encoding DeoR/GlpR family DNA-binding transcription regulator yields the protein MRVPLHIVEARRERLRTLIRHDGFLPIADICARLSISEATARRDLAAIEAEGHITRTYGGALADYNISFASIGERAKRARSAKALIARAAIKRAPLHGTIFLDAGTTVLALARLLARRPGQQLTVVTNSLAIASVIGGAPGITLHLLGGVFLHRQASLFNKHAPDALADWKFDAAFLGGEAMNPKGVFNSHPELVQLQRAVLDHAAKNVFCIDATKLARDTPHHVIAWDKVGCLVTNTTPAQLAEAGIELDKSRIVPA from the coding sequence ATGCGCGTCCCCCTGCATATTGTTGAAGCCCGTCGCGAGCGGCTTCGCACCCTTATCCGGCACGACGGCTTTCTGCCCATCGCCGACATTTGCGCGCGGCTGAGCATTTCCGAAGCCACCGCGCGCCGCGATCTCGCCGCAATCGAGGCGGAGGGACACATCACGCGCACTTACGGCGGCGCGCTGGCCGATTACAACATCTCCTTCGCGTCGATCGGCGAACGCGCCAAGCGCGCCCGTTCGGCCAAGGCGCTCATTGCGCGCGCCGCAATCAAACGCGCGCCACTCCACGGCACGATCTTCCTCGACGCGGGCACGACGGTGCTTGCGCTTGCGCGGCTGCTCGCGCGGCGTCCGGGGCAGCAGCTCACCGTCGTCACCAACAGCCTCGCCATCGCCTCGGTGATCGGCGGCGCGCCCGGCATCACGCTGCATTTGCTCGGAGGCGTTTTCCTGCACCGCCAGGCGTCGCTTTTCAACAAACACGCGCCGGACGCGCTGGCGGATTGGAAATTCGACGCCGCCTTTCTGGGCGGCGAGGCAATGAACCCGAAGGGGGTTTTTAATTCGCATCCCGAGCTCGTGCAGTTGCAACGCGCGGTGCTCGACCATGCGGCGAAAAATGTTTTTTGCATCGACGCCACCAAGCTCGCCCGCGACACGCCGCACCACGTCATCGCGTGGGACAAAGTCGGCTGCCTCGTCACGAACACAACGCCGGCGCAACTCGCCGAGGCCGGAATCGAGCTGGACAAAAGCCGGATCGTTCCCGCGTAA
- a CDS encoding xylose operon transcription regulator XylR, whose amino-acid sequence MPRNRNKPCARRKPGDPLHVAVCIDTRDGPGRERLLGCYQYALERNWRLYLIRQDNADEIAKLAGISLDGAIFYDRSRELQEAVKNKNVVCVETSARHLPLDDAAVFVDDEALVRVAVEHLRAVGFEFFGYCGLAGSSPSTARAKHLMELSGPAGHTFEDQRRDGQMDIEKLMRWLRSLPKPVGVLAFDDKMGERVLAACRWAGIRVPDEVGVIGIGDDELICELTLPRLTSVALPTRRIGRAAAETLERLLSGESPEQRWQRVAPLEVVSRASTDRLPPARPAVLKAVDFIRAESHRLIGTDEVAEAVGMSRRTLERAFNADLGQTVHDFFVELRLQNARRLLRQTEMPLEAVSRGSGYSSLSSFMRMFAARTGKSPREYREHYRRQGKG is encoded by the coding sequence ATGCCTCGCAACCGCAACAAGCCCTGCGCACGCCGCAAGCCCGGCGATCCGCTGCATGTCGCCGTGTGCATCGACACCCGCGACGGCCCGGGGCGCGAACGCCTGCTCGGTTGCTACCAATACGCGCTCGAGCGAAACTGGCGCCTCTACCTGATCCGGCAGGACAACGCGGACGAGATCGCGAAACTCGCGGGCATTTCGCTGGACGGCGCGATCTTTTACGACCGCTCGCGCGAGTTGCAGGAGGCGGTGAAAAACAAGAACGTGGTTTGCGTGGAGACAAGCGCGCGCCACCTGCCGCTGGACGACGCGGCCGTGTTTGTGGACGACGAGGCGCTCGTGCGCGTGGCGGTCGAGCATCTCCGCGCGGTGGGATTCGAATTTTTTGGATACTGCGGACTTGCGGGCAGCAGCCCGTCGACCGCGCGCGCGAAACACCTCATGGAACTCTCGGGCCCGGCCGGGCACACATTTGAGGACCAGCGGCGCGACGGCCAGATGGACATTGAAAAACTGATGCGCTGGCTGCGCTCGCTGCCAAAACCCGTGGGCGTGCTCGCCTTTGACGACAAGATGGGCGAGCGCGTGCTCGCCGCGTGCCGCTGGGCGGGAATCCGCGTGCCGGACGAAGTCGGCGTGATTGGAATCGGCGACGACGAATTGATTTGCGAACTGACCCTGCCTCGCCTCACCAGCGTGGCCCTGCCGACGCGCCGAATCGGACGCGCCGCGGCGGAAACGCTCGAACGCCTGCTATCCGGCGAATCTCCCGAGCAACGCTGGCAGCGCGTCGCGCCGCTGGAAGTGGTCAGCCGCGCCTCGACGGACCGCCTCCCTCCCGCGCGCCCCGCGGTGTTGAAGGCGGTCGATTTCATCCGCGCGGAAAGCCACAGATTGATCGGCACCGACGAGGTTGCGGAAGCCGTGGGCATGTCGCGACGCACGCTCGAGCGCGCGTTTAACGCCGACCTCGGGCAAACCGTGCACGATTTTTTTGTCGAGTTGCGCCTGCAAAACGCGAGACGGTTGCTGCGGCAAACGGAGATGCCGCTGGAAGCCGTGTCGCGAGGCAGCGGTTACTCGTCGCTGTCGTCATTCATGCGCATGTTCGCCGCCCGCACCGGCAAATCCCCGCGCGAATACCGCGAGCACTACAGACGGCAGGGGAAGGGGTGA
- a CDS encoding GH39 family glycosyl hydrolase, which translates to MKPKSLTSLLRIVAPALLATALCLPATAQTVHPKAAPVQLKRIGKVTPRASVEGVSPRIGIGFEKLDRNVFDPEKAYDKVGALGVKWVRIQSGWQRTEKVRGQYDFAWLDSVVDNLIKRGMTPWINLCYGNELYTPEAKKYYGAVGVPPVKTEEERRAWAAYVTAVVKHFKGRVQLYEIWNEPNALNCWKTGVNPAEYGEFVIATSKAIRAVDPSAQIAGGVTSGSLKHLGYMAAALETGMAAHLDIFSYHYYAITELGYKNRYDAMRTLVRAHNPNIKMVQGESGTQSRPDGRGALRYRAWTPQNQAKLLLRHLVTDISFDVDFTSYFTTVDMIEALDGKVGEKASYLDYGYFGVLGADFDEDGRSTGEYTPKPSYYALQNLCSVFTDDVTTGNIALQIVPGEGAYGKEVGFDDHPLQYLALEKSNGARGFLYWNATDLLTTSFESATTMIFTGLPKPVRLVDLITGDVYEVPDEMLVRSRYKGNSWTLKNIRITDYPLLLTFGDFVKFEPTKK; encoded by the coding sequence ATGAAACCAAAATCCCTCACCTCACTCCTCCGCATTGTCGCACCCGCCCTCCTCGCCACGGCCCTGTGCCTCCCCGCGACGGCACAAACCGTCCATCCGAAGGCGGCGCCCGTGCAGCTCAAACGGATCGGCAAAGTCACCCCGCGCGCATCGGTCGAAGGCGTCAGCCCGCGCATCGGCATTGGCTTCGAAAAACTCGACCGCAATGTTTTCGATCCGGAAAAAGCCTACGACAAAGTCGGCGCGCTCGGCGTCAAGTGGGTGCGCATCCAGTCCGGCTGGCAGCGCACCGAAAAAGTTCGCGGCCAGTATGATTTCGCGTGGCTCGACAGCGTGGTGGACAACCTCATCAAGCGCGGCATGACGCCATGGATCAACCTCTGCTACGGCAACGAACTCTACACGCCCGAGGCGAAAAAATACTACGGCGCCGTCGGCGTGCCGCCCGTGAAAACCGAGGAGGAAAGACGCGCGTGGGCCGCTTACGTCACGGCCGTCGTCAAGCATTTCAAGGGACGCGTCCAACTCTACGAAATCTGGAACGAACCCAACGCGCTCAACTGTTGGAAAACCGGCGTGAACCCGGCTGAATACGGCGAGTTTGTGATCGCCACATCGAAGGCGATCCGCGCCGTCGATCCCTCCGCGCAAATCGCTGGCGGCGTCACCTCCGGCTCGCTCAAGCACCTCGGCTACATGGCCGCCGCGCTCGAAACCGGCATGGCCGCGCACCTCGATATTTTCTCGTATCACTATTACGCGATCACGGAGCTCGGATACAAAAACCGATACGACGCCATGCGCACGCTCGTGCGCGCCCACAACCCCAACATCAAAATGGTGCAAGGCGAGTCCGGCACGCAATCGCGCCCCGACGGACGCGGCGCGTTGCGCTACCGCGCGTGGACCCCGCAAAACCAGGCCAAGCTGCTGCTGCGGCACCTCGTCACCGACATTTCATTCGATGTCGATTTCACCTCGTATTTCACGACCGTCGACATGATCGAGGCGCTCGACGGCAAAGTCGGCGAAAAAGCCTCGTATCTTGACTACGGCTATTTCGGCGTGCTCGGCGCGGACTTCGACGAGGACGGCCGCTCCACCGGCGAATACACGCCCAAACCCTCCTACTACGCGCTGCAAAACCTCTGCTCCGTTTTCACCGACGACGTCACCACGGGAAACATTGCGCTGCAAATCGTCCCCGGCGAAGGCGCATACGGAAAAGAAGTCGGCTTCGACGATCATCCCCTGCAATATCTCGCATTGGAAAAGTCCAACGGCGCTCGCGGCTTCCTCTACTGGAACGCGACCGACCTACTCACGACGAGCTTCGAAAGCGCGACCACGATGATCTTCACCGGTCTTCCGAAACCCGTGCGCCTGGTGGACCTGATCACCGGCGACGTCTATGAAGTGCCCGACGAAATGCTCGTGCGCTCGCGCTACAAGGGCAATTCCTGGACCCTGAAAAACATCCGCATAACCGACTACCCGCTCCTGCTGACCTTCGGTGATTTTGTGAAATTCGAGCCGACCAAAAAATAA